A window of the Paenibacillus woosongensis genome harbors these coding sequences:
- a CDS encoding GNAT family N-acetyltransferase, with translation MEDAPFELLLLADPSKRNVQEYLQRGRCYIAANRLKTIGVFVLLWTRPGTMEIVNIAVREEYQGQGIGKQLVLHAIGEAIEQHARTVEIGTGNSSLSQLGLYQKCGFRITGVDRDFFIRHYDEAIFENGIQCRDMIRLSYDLPGTECR, from the coding sequence ATGGAGGATGCCCCGTTCGAATTATTACTGCTTGCCGATCCCTCTAAGCGGAATGTGCAGGAATATTTGCAGAGAGGCCGATGCTACATTGCTGCAAATAGACTAAAAACGATCGGCGTTTTCGTATTGCTATGGACGCGTCCAGGGACAATGGAAATCGTGAATATTGCCGTACGTGAGGAGTATCAGGGCCAGGGTATCGGCAAGCAGCTCGTCTTGCATGCGATCGGCGAAGCCATTGAACAACATGCGAGGACGGTCGAAATCGGCACGGGAAATTCGAGCCTGAGCCAACTGGGGTTATATCAGAAATGCGGATTCAGAATTACGGGAGTGGATCGTGATTTCTTTATCCGGCATTATGATGAGGCGATCTTTGAGAACGGAATACAGTGCAGGGACATGATCAGGTTAAGTTACGATTTACCAGGAACGGAATGCAGGTAA
- a CDS encoding RICIN domain-containing protein, which yields MLKRGKLLYLFLLLTLLISFVPTGNTSAAPNWNLVWSDEFDGNSLNSANWTAEIGTGSGGWGNNELQYYTNRPQNLQVTGGNLVITAQRESYGGMNYTSARIKTQGLKNFTYGKVEARIKLPSGQGLWPAFWMLGSNITTVGWPASGEIDIMERVNNNSFVNGTVHWDANGHAEYGRTSGNLDFSQFHTYSIEWDPNYIRWFVDGVQFNEFYIANGTGNTEEFQKPFFILLNMAVGGNWPGSPNASTPFPAQMLVDYVRVYQAASVPNIVSGGVYTLTSKASGKVLDVVDVSTADGAKMQQWTNYSASNQRFKVESTGDGYYKLTAMHSGKVLDVPSSSTASGVQLQQWTDNGTNAQRWMLVDAGGGYYKLVSKASGLVMDVTSASTADGAAVQQWTDNGTDAQKWLFTKVN from the coding sequence ATGTTGAAACGCGGGAAATTATTATATCTCTTTCTGCTGCTTACTCTTCTGATTTCTTTCGTGCCCACCGGAAATACTAGCGCTGCACCCAACTGGAATCTAGTATGGAGTGACGAATTTGACGGCAATTCCCTGAACTCCGCCAACTGGACGGCCGAAATCGGCACCGGCAGCGGGGGCTGGGGCAACAATGAACTGCAGTACTATACGAACCGCCCGCAGAACCTTCAGGTGACGGGAGGAAATCTTGTCATTACTGCTCAGAGGGAATCCTACGGCGGCATGAATTATACCTCTGCCCGGATCAAAACCCAAGGCCTGAAGAACTTTACCTACGGTAAAGTCGAGGCCAGAATCAAGCTTCCTTCCGGACAAGGGCTGTGGCCAGCATTCTGGATGCTTGGCTCCAACATTACGACGGTCGGCTGGCCTGCAAGCGGTGAAATCGATATTATGGAACGGGTCAACAACAACTCCTTCGTGAACGGGACCGTGCATTGGGATGCAAATGGCCATGCGGAATACGGGCGCACGTCGGGAAATTTGGACTTCTCCCAATTCCATACGTACAGCATTGAATGGGATCCGAACTACATTCGCTGGTTTGTGGACGGCGTCCAATTTAACGAGTTCTATATTGCCAACGGCACCGGCAATACGGAGGAATTCCAGAAGCCGTTCTTCATCCTGCTGAATATGGCCGTCGGCGGCAACTGGCCGGGAAGCCCTAATGCTTCAACGCCATTCCCGGCACAAATGCTGGTCGATTATGTACGTGTATATCAAGCTGCAAGTGTGCCAAACATCGTTAGCGGCGGCGTGTATACGCTGACCTCCAAAGCTAGCGGCAAGGTGCTGGATGTCGTGGACGTCTCCACAGCGGATGGCGCCAAAATGCAGCAATGGACCAATTACAGCGCGAGCAATCAGCGCTTCAAAGTAGAAAGCACGGGAGATGGGTATTATAAGCTGACCGCCATGCATAGCGGCAAAGTGCTGGACGTGCCAAGCTCCAGTACCGCGAGCGGCGTGCAGCTGCAGCAGTGGACCGACAACGGAACCAATGCCCAGCGCTGGATGCTGGTTGATGCCGGCGGAGGATACTATAAGCTGGTATCAAAAGCTAGCGGCCTCGTCATGGATGTGACCAGCGCATCGACGGCCGACGGCGCGGCGGTTCAGCAGTGGACCGATAACGGCACGGATGCCCAGAAATGGCTGTTTACGAAAGTGAATTAA
- a CDS encoding LCP family protein codes for MGRERAIEHIAARRGREIGRGSRAFGYDHGRFDDPVSKTVHLFSILRDTYVEIPGHGKNRINTALAFGGKEGPELASQAVGDLLGIPIQYYVFVEFESFIQLIDAIGGVDFYVEKDMKYTDTADKSHYQIDLKEGMQHLDGNKALQYVRFRKDALSDYARTERQREFLKAVVKKMQNVTTLVNLPQILNQIAPYVQTKF; via the coding sequence ATGGGAAGGGAAAGAGCGATTGAACATATTGCTGCTCGGCGGGGACGGGAGATTGGACGAGGATCCCGGGCGTTCGGATACGATCATGGTCGCTTCGATGATCCTGTCTCGAAGACGGTGCATTTGTTCTCGATTTTGCGGGATACGTATGTCGAGATTCCCGGCCACGGGAAAAATCGCATCAACACCGCGCTTGCTTTTGGTGGGAAAGAAGGGCCGGAGCTGGCTAGTCAGGCCGTGGGAGATTTGCTGGGCATTCCGATTCAGTATTACGTCTTTGTGGAGTTTGAAAGCTTCATTCAACTGATCGATGCGATCGGAGGGGTAGACTTCTATGTTGAAAAAGATATGAAGTATACCGATACGGCGGATAAATCGCATTACCAGATCGATTTGAAGGAAGGGATGCAGCATCTTGACGGGAACAAGGCGCTGCAATATGTGAGGTTCCGTAAAGACGCTCTTTCAGACTATGCGCGGACAGAGCGCCAGCGTGAGTTCTTGAAGGCCGTCGTCAAGAAAATGCAAAATGTCACGACCCTCGTGAATCTGCCGCAGATTTTAAATCAAATCGCTCCTTACGTGCAGACGAAATTCTAG
- a CDS encoding FtsW/RodA/SpoVE family cell cycle protein, producing the protein MIVGGANLRHILLLGLGALPFLTFMAISKSYRIQRLTSFLNPLADPSNTGYQVLQSSMALGHGGLTGTGLVGSVQKLQCLPEAHTDFIFAIIGEEFGFAGSSLFIILFFWLLSRRFLIALKSKDLFGLIAGMGIVIMIFTQFALNAGAVVGILPVTGVPLPFISYGGSALLTNMAAVGLLPSISRQNNRLLADQQL; encoded by the coding sequence ATGATCGTCGGAGGAGCCAATCTGCGCCATATTTTGCTGCTTGGGTTAGGCGCTTTACCGTTTTTGACCTTTATGGCCATAAGCAAAAGTTATCGCATTCAGCGGCTTACGTCATTTTTAAACCCGCTTGCCGATCCATCGAATACGGGATATCAAGTCTTGCAGTCGTCTATGGCTTTAGGGCATGGCGGATTGACGGGTACCGGGCTGGTAGGAAGCGTTCAAAAGCTGCAATGTTTGCCCGAGGCGCATACCGATTTTATATTTGCCATTATCGGCGAAGAGTTTGGTTTTGCCGGCTCTTCCCTGTTTATCATACTGTTCTTTTGGTTACTGTCTCGGAGATTCCTTATCGCTTTGAAGAGCAAGGATTTATTTGGGTTGATTGCAGGCATGGGCATAGTCATCATGATCTTCACTCAATTTGCGCTTAATGCAGGGGCAGTGGTGGGCATTCTGCCAGTGACCGGCGTGCCGCTTCCTTTTATCAGCTACGGCGGGTCTGCTCTGCTTACAAATATGGCTGCCGTGGGCTTATTACCCAGCATATCCCGCCAGAATAATCGGCTTCTTGCTGATCAGCAGCTTTGA
- a CDS encoding class I SAM-dependent methyltransferase: MLNSYGELCTEVYELSKPVGYSFGDIEYYAERLKGISGKILEVACGSGRVLIPLLESGLKVEGIDNSPYMLESCMKKCAELGIQPTLFEGDMRQFHLDDAYEAILIPGGSLQLIESREDLVAALKCCYEHLADGGVFIADIFLETDFEMNTVKTRLWETEKEETITLEEKRIELNLIEQRTVSLLKYEKWQDGRLIQSELQRFPVRWYGVYEFSMMLEKAGFSDIVISGNYEYGIAPQHADHMITYEARKRF, from the coding sequence ATGCTGAACTCTTATGGAGAATTATGCACAGAGGTGTATGAACTGAGCAAGCCTGTGGGATATTCATTTGGCGACATTGAATATTATGCCGAGCGATTGAAAGGAATTTCGGGGAAAATACTAGAGGTAGCCTGCGGGTCAGGCCGAGTTCTGATTCCATTGCTTGAGTCGGGTCTTAAGGTAGAAGGGATAGATAACTCGCCGTATATGCTGGAATCATGCATGAAGAAATGCGCCGAGCTGGGGATACAGCCCACTTTGTTTGAAGGCGACATGCGGCAGTTTCATCTGGACGATGCTTATGAAGCGATTCTGATTCCAGGAGGCTCTTTACAATTAATAGAATCGAGAGAGGATCTCGTCGCTGCGTTGAAATGCTGCTATGAGCACCTGGCAGATGGAGGTGTATTTATTGCGGATATTTTCCTGGAGACGGATTTTGAAATGAATACTGTGAAGACGCGTTTATGGGAAACGGAGAAGGAAGAAACCATTACATTAGAAGAAAAGCGAATCGAGCTAAATTTAATCGAGCAGAGAACGGTGTCGCTCTTAAAGTACGAAAAGTGGCAGGATGGGCGTTTGATCCAGTCGGAACTTCAGCGATTTCCTGTGAGATGGTACGGCGTTTATGAGTTTAGCATGATGCTTGAAAAAGCGGGGTTCAGCGACATTGTCATTTCCGGAAATTATGAATATGGCATTGCTCCTCAGCATGCGGATCATATGATTACTTATGAAGCAAGAAAGAGATTTTAA
- a CDS encoding class I SAM-dependent methyltransferase, translating into MSNHDQIYISQADAYEAMISRQPDLSEIVRQIRPYRNLDVLDLGAGSGRLASFLAPEAKTLICTDASRPMLDILDRKLTEQNYVRNWITLEADHRSLPVPDSSRDLVVAGWSICYLASSNHPEWEEHLERIIAELQRVLRPSGTIIIFETMGTGTETPAPPEFLTSYYSLLEKKYGFQHQWIRADYKFASVEEAIEHTEFFFGEELAARIRNNGWSTLPECAGVWWKQLGS; encoded by the coding sequence ATGTCAAATCATGATCAAATTTATATATCTCAAGCCGATGCTTATGAAGCGATGATCAGCAGGCAGCCTGATCTATCTGAAATTGTCCGGCAAATAAGGCCTTACCGGAATTTGGACGTACTTGATTTGGGAGCGGGCTCTGGAAGACTGGCCTCATTTCTCGCCCCCGAAGCTAAAACGCTCATATGCACCGACGCATCCCGGCCTATGCTCGATATTCTGGACCGCAAATTAACTGAGCAGAATTACGTCCGCAATTGGATTACTCTAGAGGCGGATCACAGATCGCTGCCTGTGCCCGACTCCTCCAGAGACCTCGTGGTGGCGGGCTGGAGCATTTGTTACCTTGCGAGCTCGAATCATCCGGAATGGGAGGAGCATTTGGAAAGGATTATTGCAGAACTGCAGCGCGTTCTTAGACCCTCCGGGACAATCATTATATTTGAAACGATGGGCACAGGAACGGAAACGCCCGCCCCGCCGGAATTCCTGACTTCCTACTACTCCCTGCTGGAGAAGAAGTACGGGTTCCAGCATCAATGGATCAGGGCGGACTATAAGTTCGCGTCCGTGGAAGAGGCGATCGAACACACTGAATTTTTCTTTGGCGAGGAGCTGGCCGCGCGGATCAGGAACAATGGCTGGTCAACCCTGCCGGAATGCGCCGGAGTATGGTGGAAGCAGTTGGGTAGCTGA
- a CDS encoding AraC family transcriptional regulator, which translates to MVSDDLFSYTVGSLRDEPSAKKELSEIKQYMEEHFHEPLTIAQLAEMANVSPKYFVDLFKKSFGKSAMKYLSELRINQAKRYLLSGEGQLRLRDIAQMVGYSDEFYFSRKFKKEVGISPSDYIKRARLRIAACSPEIAGLLLALDIIPVAAPLDPKWTAYYYNDYRMKITSHLQLLEPYNQLAFAANMEKLAGLRPDAIIGTDLLARSEQAKLSSIAETYFVPVEDCGWREQLRLLARFLEREEKAEQWIGQYELKVQAARTEINRTLGSDSILVLRIYGDCIHTYWNRGILDVLARDLQIELACSASMSGHRQLTLEELEAINPSWILAVVCAESASRSHWLSLQHSRQWRQLQAVQNGQVHLIPSDPWFEYSAISVNRMLDEALLMFTGKCPYRLQDTVHGTNQGR; encoded by the coding sequence ATGGTTTCAGATGATTTATTTTCATATACAGTAGGTTCGCTCAGGGATGAACCCAGTGCCAAGAAAGAACTGTCTGAGATAAAGCAATACATGGAAGAACATTTTCACGAGCCGTTAACGATTGCTCAATTGGCCGAGATGGCGAACGTCAGCCCGAAGTATTTCGTCGATCTGTTCAAGAAGAGCTTCGGAAAGAGCGCTATGAAATATTTATCCGAGCTGCGCATCAATCAGGCCAAGCGCTATTTGCTCTCAGGGGAAGGGCAGCTGAGGCTGCGGGATATTGCACAAATGGTAGGATACAGCGATGAATTTTACTTTAGCCGTAAATTTAAAAAAGAGGTGGGCATCTCCCCCTCTGACTACATTAAGCGAGCGAGGCTGCGCATCGCGGCATGTTCTCCTGAGATCGCCGGCTTGCTGCTGGCTCTGGACATTATCCCGGTGGCTGCCCCTCTGGATCCCAAATGGACGGCCTATTATTACAATGATTACCGGATGAAGATTACATCCCATCTACAGCTTTTGGAGCCTTACAATCAGTTGGCATTTGCAGCCAATATGGAGAAGCTGGCCGGACTTCGTCCTGATGCGATTATCGGAACTGACCTCCTCGCAAGGAGCGAGCAGGCTAAGCTCAGCAGCATCGCGGAGACCTACTTTGTACCTGTGGAGGATTGCGGATGGCGGGAGCAGCTCCGTTTGCTTGCCCGGTTTTTGGAGAGGGAGGAGAAAGCGGAGCAGTGGATCGGGCAGTATGAATTAAAAGTCCAGGCAGCGAGAACCGAGATCAATCGAACGTTAGGCAGTGACAGCATCCTGGTACTGCGAATTTACGGAGATTGCATCCATACGTATTGGAACCGCGGAATACTAGATGTGCTGGCCCGGGACTTGCAAATAGAACTGGCTTGCTCTGCCTCTATGTCAGGCCATCGGCAGCTTACGCTTGAGGAGCTGGAGGCTATCAATCCGAGCTGGATCCTGGCCGTCGTATGTGCGGAGTCCGCTTCCCGTTCCCACTGGCTCTCTCTGCAGCATTCCAGACAGTGGAGGCAATTGCAGGCCGTACAGAACGGCCAAGTGCATCTGATTCCATCTGACCCCTGGTTTGAATACTCGGCGATTTCCGTAAACCGCATGCTGGATGAGGCGCTGCTCATGTTTACAGGAAAATGTCCATACCGTTTGCAGGATACTGTCCATGGTACTAACCAGGGAAGATGA
- a CDS encoding ABC transporter substrate-binding protein produces MLLCLALAGSMLAACGTDSVQNASGQVGTNQGAAEVPGTGGNAQEGPQGEQTFKDDLGHEIQISGQPERVFAPYLEDSLLKLGIKPVAQWSNGNLGHSYLQEELQDVPKLDFSGGAPSSEVLLSYNPDLIILHTANYAGDGVYENYSKIAPTYVFNNAAGDVEKSLETLGQLVGKTEEAKQALASYHQKVGEAKAAIEKKAAGKKVAVIRFAAKGVSVMGGNYLCGYVLNQHLGIEMTKLTENENSLNLSLEILPELDADYIFVINAYGQGTDRMKEMTESSIWKGIPAVQQGHVYEVNDEYWLGSGLIAYEKIIDDTVKLMAE; encoded by the coding sequence ATGCTGCTATGCCTTGCGCTGGCAGGAAGCATGCTTGCCGCCTGCGGGACGGATTCCGTCCAAAATGCATCGGGGCAGGTGGGGACAAATCAGGGAGCGGCCGAGGTTCCCGGAACCGGGGGGAATGCTCAGGAGGGGCCGCAGGGCGAGCAAACGTTCAAGGACGATCTCGGCCATGAAATTCAAATATCCGGACAGCCGGAGCGCGTATTTGCGCCCTATCTGGAAGATTCGCTGCTTAAGCTTGGGATCAAGCCGGTAGCGCAATGGTCGAATGGAAATCTGGGCCATAGCTATTTACAGGAGGAGCTGCAGGATGTGCCGAAGCTTGATTTTTCGGGCGGCGCACCGTCTTCGGAGGTGCTGCTCTCATACAATCCAGACCTGATCATCCTGCATACGGCCAACTATGCCGGCGACGGCGTGTATGAGAATTACTCCAAAATCGCGCCAACCTACGTATTCAACAACGCAGCAGGCGACGTAGAGAAATCCCTCGAGACATTGGGACAGCTCGTAGGGAAGACCGAGGAGGCTAAGCAAGCACTGGCGTCTTATCACCAAAAGGTCGGCGAGGCCAAGGCAGCCATTGAGAAGAAAGCAGCCGGCAAAAAAGTAGCGGTTATCCGTTTCGCCGCCAAAGGTGTGAGCGTGATGGGCGGCAATTATTTGTGCGGATACGTCTTGAATCAGCATTTGGGCATCGAAATGACCAAGCTGACCGAGAACGAGAACAGCCTGAATTTATCGCTGGAGATCTTGCCGGAACTGGATGCGGACTATATCTTCGTAATCAATGCCTATGGACAAGGGACAGACCGCATGAAGGAGATGACGGAAAGCAGCATTTGGAAGGGCATTCCTGCCGTACAGCAAGGCCATGTATATGAAGTGAACGATGAATATTGGCTGGGAAGCGGACTCATTGCTTATGAGAAAATTATCGACGATACAGTCAAGCTGATGGCTGAATAA
- a CDS encoding alpha/beta hydrolase, which yields MADGKQMVIPRTAEWLMHSRVEGRKYRIMVSMPSEPPPPSGYPVFYVLDANSVFGTMAETARLQGSCPHNTGVFPAVIVGIGYDTGELFPAERYYDYTLATSQDYRYRPDGTPLPKQGGAAAFLQFIEEELKPEIGAKYAIDQGKQTLFGHSLGGLFALYTLFTRPAAFACYIAGSPSFHWNKTLIGEAEEMFINRLQQEALNVKVLLGAGELELNHISQNSKNAQRLAERLSMYASSGITASFQEFDGEGHVTVLPALISRALQFAFHP from the coding sequence ATGGCTGACGGCAAACAAATGGTCATTCCCCGTACAGCAGAATGGCTTATGCATTCGCGCGTGGAAGGCCGCAAGTATCGAATTATGGTGAGTATGCCTTCCGAGCCCCCTCCCCCTTCGGGATATCCGGTATTTTACGTGCTGGACGCCAATTCCGTATTCGGCACGATGGCCGAAACCGCACGTCTGCAGGGCAGTTGTCCCCATAACACGGGGGTATTTCCTGCGGTGATCGTAGGGATCGGCTATGACACGGGGGAATTGTTCCCGGCGGAGCGTTATTACGACTACACGCTGGCAACAAGCCAGGACTACCGGTACCGGCCCGACGGAACTCCCCTGCCGAAGCAGGGGGGAGCGGCAGCCTTTTTGCAATTTATCGAGGAAGAGCTGAAACCGGAAATTGGAGCTAAATACGCTATCGACCAAGGCAAACAGACATTATTTGGCCATTCGCTCGGGGGGCTGTTTGCATTATATACGCTGTTTACGCGACCGGCGGCTTTTGCCTGCTACATTGCCGGCAGCCCTTCGTTCCATTGGAACAAAACGCTGATCGGCGAAGCCGAGGAAATGTTCATCAATCGCCTGCAGCAGGAGGCTTTGAATGTGAAGGTTCTGCTCGGCGCAGGGGAGCTGGAGTTAAACCATATTTCTCAAAACAGCAAAAATGCCCAAAGGCTGGCGGAACGCCTGTCGATGTACGCCAGTTCAGGGATAACGGCGAGCTTTCAGGAGTTTGATGGGGAGGGGCATGTAACTGTACTGCCGGCATTAATCAGCCGGGCGTTACAATTTGCATTCCACCCTTAA
- a CDS encoding 2,3-dihydro-2,3-dihydroxybenzoate dehydrogenase — protein MEYTGIKGKVALVTGAAQGIGEAIVRALAEAGAIIAALDLNGAGAKGVAAELRTQGCQAEAFAVDVADSLAVETAVDQVERELGPVEILVNVAGLLRMASIEELRDTDWEAVFAVNANGVFHVSRSVVKRMAPRKSGAIVTVGSNAASVPRTQMAAYCASKAAAAMFTKCLGLEQAANHIRCNIVSPGSTDTAMQRMLWNGQDGVQAVIAGSPESYRLGIPLGRIAEPEDIAAAVLFLASDRSRHITMLDLCIDGGATLGV, from the coding sequence GTGGAATATACGGGGATCAAAGGAAAGGTCGCTTTGGTGACCGGAGCTGCCCAAGGAATCGGCGAGGCTATTGTCAGGGCGCTGGCGGAGGCTGGAGCGATTATAGCGGCCCTCGATTTGAACGGGGCCGGTGCCAAGGGGGTTGCGGCCGAACTGCGAACCCAAGGGTGCCAGGCCGAGGCGTTCGCAGTGGATGTTGCGGACAGTCTGGCTGTAGAAACGGCTGTCGACCAGGTCGAGCGAGAGCTTGGACCCGTTGAAATTCTCGTGAATGTAGCTGGGTTGCTGAGAATGGCTAGCATCGAGGAGCTTCGTGATACGGATTGGGAGGCGGTATTTGCGGTGAATGCCAATGGGGTGTTTCATGTATCCCGTTCCGTCGTGAAACGCATGGCTCCCCGCAAATCCGGCGCAATCGTGACCGTTGGCTCCAATGCAGCCTCAGTGCCGCGCACGCAAATGGCGGCCTACTGCGCCTCCAAGGCAGCAGCGGCCATGTTCACGAAATGCCTGGGTCTGGAGCAGGCCGCCAATCATATTCGCTGCAATATCGTATCACCTGGATCCACCGACACGGCGATGCAGCGGATGTTGTGGAACGGGCAGGATGGGGTCCAGGCGGTCATCGCCGGTTCGCCCGAATCGTACCGCCTCGGCATACCGCTCGGAAGGATCGCCGAGCCGGAGGATATTGCCGCTGCGGTGTTGTTTCTGGCGTCTGACCGGTCCCGGCATATTACGATGCTTGATTTATGTATTGACGGAGGGGCAACATTGGGGGTCTAA
- the dhbC gene encoding isochorismate synthase DhbC: MANHGAVYANTAAQLLDEYESGLCFFLSSPRRTLLAKGEWARYWAEPGEGSPQALSERVQGLLAAAGRAGGEPIVVGAIPFDLAQPAELIVPLSTQWAAPLSFSGEGRYESHRDSAASGRNRIDGITSSDSEYEVSMHPDPEHYKKNVNEALDRLNRDTLQKVVLSRTLQLTYTEPVDISRLLRNLARHNPQGYTFAVNLGGGDSTSSGKASGRAKPDLRGVGVRTLIGASPELLITKTGLSIRANPLAGSAPRSDDPAEDERRAAALLASAKDQFEHRLVVEAVEAALRPHCKSLNVPEGPSLVQTETMWHLSTDIYGELASPGASVLDLALSLHPTPAICGTPTELARETIREIEPFERGFFTGMVGWCDAKGDGEWIVTIRCAEAEGRSLRLYAGAGIVADSSAEAELAETAAKFRTLLLAMGLHDPQFAYRGSVKEGY; encoded by the coding sequence ATGGCAAACCATGGAGCTGTATATGCAAACACGGCGGCACAACTGCTCGACGAATACGAGTCGGGATTGTGTTTCTTTTTATCCTCACCAAGACGAACCTTGCTTGCTAAAGGCGAGTGGGCGAGATATTGGGCAGAGCCGGGGGAAGGCTCCCCGCAGGCTCTGTCTGAGCGGGTTCAAGGACTGCTAGCCGCAGCCGGACGCGCCGGCGGCGAGCCGATCGTCGTTGGCGCGATTCCGTTCGATTTGGCGCAGCCGGCTGAGCTCATCGTGCCTTTGTCCACGCAGTGGGCTGCACCTCTAAGCTTTAGCGGAGAGGGTCGATACGAGTCTCATAGGGACAGTGCAGCAAGCGGGAGGAACAGGATTGACGGGATAACCTCATCCGATTCCGAATACGAGGTCAGCATGCATCCAGATCCTGAGCATTACAAGAAAAATGTCAACGAGGCGCTGGATCGGTTGAACCGGGACACGCTGCAGAAGGTCGTGCTTTCGAGGACGCTGCAGCTGACTTACACTGAGCCGGTCGATATTTCCCGGCTGCTCCGCAACCTGGCCCGCCACAATCCGCAAGGCTATACCTTTGCGGTTAATTTGGGCGGCGGGGATAGTACCTCGTCAGGGAAGGCGTCTGGCAGGGCTAAACCGGATTTAAGGGGAGTCGGAGTACGGACGCTGATCGGGGCCAGCCCGGAGCTGCTCATTACCAAAACGGGACTGAGCATTCGGGCGAATCCGCTGGCAGGCTCCGCACCCCGGAGCGATGATCCGGCTGAGGATGAACGCAGAGCAGCCGCGCTGCTTGCCTCGGCGAAGGACCAGTTCGAGCATCGGCTCGTCGTCGAGGCGGTTGAAGCAGCGCTCCGCCCACATTGCAAGAGCCTGAACGTCCCTGAGGGTCCGTCACTCGTACAAACCGAGACGATGTGGCATCTGTCGACGGACATCTACGGAGAGCTTGCGAGCCCCGGAGCTTCCGTCCTTGATCTTGCGCTGTCTTTGCATCCGACTCCGGCTATATGCGGAACGCCTACCGAGCTGGCTAGGGAAACAATCCGCGAAATAGAGCCGTTTGAGCGAGGCTTCTTCACCGGGATGGTTGGCTGGTGCGATGCTAAGGGAGATGGCGAATGGATCGTCACGATCCGCTGCGCCGAGGCGGAGGGAAGAAGCCTGCGTCTTTATGCCGGAGCGGGAATCGTGGCGGACTCCAGCGCCGAAGCTGAGCTGGCCGAAACGGCGGCGAAGTTCCGCACCTTGCTTTTGGCCATGGGGCTGCATGATCCGCAGTTCGCCTATCGGGGCAGTGTAAAGGAGGGATATTGA